The DNA region GGACCAGGGAGGCGGCAGCCGGAGGACAGCAGGGCAGTCCCCCAGGCTCCGAGGGGAGCAGTGCAGCTCTCTGGCTTATCGCTAGTATTGTTTAAGCCCAGTATGAGAGCAGCTCACCAGCTCCGAAAACAACAACATAATAAAATCACTTTGCACTTGCTGTCATTTATTTCCCGCCGTAGCTTTGCAACGCTGAGCTCCATGAACTCTTGCAGTCCTATAAGCAGTCACTGTACGTATTTGCAGAACAGGACACGGAGGGCCAAAAAGGTTTATGCCACGCCCAGGGCTGCAAAGTAAGTTCAAGACAGACCAGGACTCATTCCAGGTCTCCTGACACCAAAATCTGGGATGTCCCCGCCTTGGGTCACTGAGCCATGGGCATGCTGTGTCTAGCTACGCTAACGCCCAGATATTCCCGGGCCTGATGGTGGCAGCTGGAGTCCTTGGACTCCCCAGCAGAATCTGCAGTGCAGAGGGTGAGAGGCCCAAAGCTCTCCTGCCGGGGGTTTGTTTGCTCAGAGTGCAAGCACTGTACCAGTGTGGGGAGACCCCAGGGCCGAGATGAGACACAGAGTTTCCTTGAGCCAAAAGGAGATGAGCCCTCCAGCACTGTGACATGTAGGGTCAAAGACATGTTCCCCAGGAGGCTTCCATAATTGAGCAAGGGATGGATGATACTGGGAATATCTGAAAAGTCAGTAAATGAGGCGATTGTGGCTACAAGACGGTGGGTCTGGGTCCTGACTGATCTCCAGAGGACGGCAGCCCGCCGAGACCCGCGCTCAGAGTACtcagagagggggcttccctggcggcgcagtggttgggggtccgcctgccgatgcgggggacatgggttcgtgccccggtccgggaggatcccacgtgccgtggagcggctgggcctgtgagccatggccgctgagcctgcgtgtccggagcctgtgctctgcagtgggagaggccacaacagtgagaggcccgtgtaccgcaaggaaaaaaaaaacaaaaaaacagagtacTCAGAGAGACATCCAGATTTGCTTTCTGGCGTTTTGGAGAATGAAACAAAAGGCGAAGGAACGAGCTGACCGATTGGTGGCGAAGAGCCTTGAGTTTGGGGTTAGGACTGACGTGAGCAGTCCTGCCCTGCGACCTGGCCAGAGGGGCCCCGTCCTGGGCCCTGGATACTGAGGGACCCACATCTCCCCACGAAATGAAGACTTCAGAGGGCCAAGGGGATGTGCCCACCCAGAACCCACATCCTCCATTCTAGACCAAGCTCTATGTACATGGGACACGGAATTCTTTGCCCAAATGCCCTGATCCTGCTTCCAGAAAGTGCACAGCCATCTTCCCTGGGCCCATCCTCCTGAGGAAGGGCTGTGCCACCTGTGTGCTTGGCTTGAGACCGGAGGGGAGACATCTGTGAGCAACATGTGGAGGCACAGCCTGCAGTGTCCACTTTGTGTGAGGAGGTCCCTTTCCATGCTGGGGTGTCGGGGCGGGGGGGTGAGGTGGGCTGTGGCATGGGGCCAGCTCAGCTCCCCCTGCCATGTACAAGGCTGCACTCCAAGGAGCCCGAGAACTCGAAATTTGACCCCAGCCTTGCCAAgtgttataaatgtatatttctcaAGGCAGGAGGATAGAACATATTTCATTTAACAGTGTGTAAGCTGAATTTAGAAAGCCTAACTATTCATGTGGATGGTTTGTGAAACTCCATTTGCACTATCGCCCCATCCGTAAACCTTTGGAGCAGACCAAGGTGTGAGTCTTGGGTGAAGCCACAGTCCAGATCTATTAAATACGGCAAGCGTCCCCCTCCCTTGGGGCTCCCgacttcctcatctgcaaagtcaAGGGCACAGTGAGAGCCCTTCCATCTACTATGGCACAGTTCTGACACCCTCCGGCTCGGCACTCAGCCAGCCCCCTGTAGCCCTTGATCACGAGAATGAGTGTGCTTCACCAACAGTCTAGTCTGAAGTCATTAACCTGTGCTGGCGAGTGGCGCCCTCAGCTGGACGGGGAGAAAAGGGCTGCAGCACCAATGTCCCTGCTCCCCTTTTATGTCTCTGGGGGCACCAGGGAGAGGATCTGGTTATAACTGGTCTGGAGTTGTGGTTTGGGAGAACTGAACCAAGCACACTGAGCAGTTGGAGACCAGGTGGGTGATAAATATTAGGAATTCCCAATTCCTTTATGATTGTAGTAACTCGGGAAACCACCCCAGAAAGGCAGGAGTGGGCGACGTCTCTCAGGGTCCCTGATTTAATTTAGAGCAGAGGGTCCCTGaccttttggggggtgggggtaaaGCATTGGATTCCAGCCTGTCACTCACTGCATTTAACCCTCTGCAGGAGGAAGCTGGCATCACTAGGGAGCTTCCCGACAAACGCCAGCCTGGGCCTCAGGGAACTCAAAATTAAGTCCCAGGAGGCCATCAGTGTGGTGGCTGTTAAGTGAATCTTCCAGTGAGAAAAGTCACCTTCACCTGCCACCCTGGCTGCCCGGATAAGGAAGCCTGGCTTCTGCTGATCTGGGACTGGACACCCCCCCATCCCgcccccagctcccagcaccaACTGGCCAGGAAATTTCCTGAAGCCTTAGTGCCTAAGGCTCGGGGGACCTAGGGGCAGCACCCCCCTGAGTTAGCTCTGCAGTTTCTcatttgtgggaaggaagagtTTGGAGACGCCAAGAAAGAAGCCTGTGAATCGGCTGGCAGGGAGCTGGTGCCCTCCCGTGTGGCCCACCACCCATGCTCTCACCCTGGGAACCGACCCCACAGACAAAGGCAGGTTGTGGTCACTGACGGGACAGTGCTGTCCCACCTGCCCACTATTCCATAACCTCAGGCCAGCCCTCAGCCAGCGGGGCCTGTCTGAACTGGCCGAGGGCAATCCTCCCACCGGAAGCCCTTTCTTTCCCCAGCGTAGGCCGGCATTACTCCTTGGCCCTGCAGGGCCCTGTCCGTGGCTCTGGGAAGAGGGTCTCCTCAGAGCCTCCTGGGCTCAGAAGCAGTCAAATTTCCCCGGAGGGAagtggaggagagaagagaggaccGGAGGGCAGCCGAGCAAGCGCCTCTTTTCCTGACACCCCTGGGAGCTCTCTCTGTAGTGTCTGGCCTGGAGTCCGTGAGAGACCGGCAAGATTGGAGCCGACCCTACATCCTAAATGGGCTGAACAGGAGCCGCCGACCTCCTGTTCTGGAAGTTGGAGGGAGAGCGGGGACGGGGTTTATACTGGTCTAGATAAGAACTGATTCCTTTCCCAGCTCATTCCCTCCTCTGCTGTTAGACTCATGGCAAGTGGGCTTACTGTAGACATTGTTCAAGTTCTGAGAGTTAAACAACATTGCCTACAGCTTCTAGAGCAGTCCCCGTGCACGTCCTAGGGATGATGCACCTTCTTAAGTGAGGTCCTCCCGCCCCAAGGTGATAGGAAAGGGAATAGCTCTGCGATCCTTAAATGACATTGAACCGTGCATGGCCACATGCAGTGAGTCAGTGCATGCCTTTGTGTCAGTGTGCAGGAGGGCCACACCTGTGACATGGAATGATCTGTTACCCATGCAGTTGATATATGCACACATAGGACTGTGTGTGTGAGGCTCACACAATTTCATACATGGTTCATATGCCCTGGTGTCATTTACATGTACATATTGTACATGATTCTGGGAGGAAGATTCTGTGACTAGAAGCTTTGGTCCAGCATGTAATCTGGAAGGGCCATCCTGAGGGAAATAACGGACACACGCATACATGTCCTGTGTTCAGACGCAGTGAAGTTCAAGGTCTTCTCTTTGTATTGCTCGTGGGCAGAAAAAACCCAGAACTGAAGGCTCTCTTGGTCACACTGACCCTCTGGTCTGTCCCCCTCGGCCACAAGCttctccctggtcggggaggcaTCTGCACGACAGGGGCCGAGCTCCCTCCCTGCCGCTGGCCTCCTCCACACTGGTACATTCTGCCTGCCTCACTTTTCATGCCATCTTGACACCAAAACCCCCCTTCTAGCGTCTGGGGCACCAGGATATAAAACAGCAGAGTCTACTGCAGGGGCACCAGCAGCCATTCCCCTTGTTGCACTCCTCTTCTCTGCAGGAAAGCCAAGGTGAGCTCAGGACACCACGGCTAAGAGTTTCCCCCTACTCTCCCCAGAGGCTCCGAAGGATGGCAGGACTtcccaggggcaggggctggggcaggggcgggggggaaCATGAACCTGAACTGCCCGCcccgggcaggggcaggggcggggggtaCGTGAACCTGAACTGCCCACCCCAAGCTGCCTTCCTGAGACACAGAGGCCAGGTGAATGTGGAAGGGTGGGCAGGTTTTGTCACCGGAGCCTCAGGATGACGCTCTCCCTCTGCAGGGGTTCCCAGGCTTCAAGTCCAGGAGACACGGGACAGTGCTGTCTGGGAAGGGTAGGAAGTGCACCCCCGTCCCCTCAGAGCCCTTCAGATGCTCCTTTAAGGACCCACAGAGGAAGGTGCAGCCCGAGGACTCTCACACACACAGGAGACAGAGGCAGTGCCAGACACCAGAGAAAGGAAAGACCAGCAGAGCAGCGCGTTCCTAGCTCTTCAGCCGCGCCCTAAGCATCCAGGCCACGCTCTCAGGGCCTGATGAGCACCATTTAGAGCAGTGAACAGAGATGACTGCCTTCTCATATGCTACTTAAAGTGAAAACTACAAACATAAAATAAGTATAAGAAGTCCAGCAAAGTTCGGCTCCTCTGCGGTCTCTACCCTGATGCTTCAAAAAGGTATCTATTTGTTTCACCCACGTTTTTTGGTGGTCCTGCTTTGCTGATGCTCTAAGCACCTGTCTTGAGACAGGCAACGGTGGCCCTTCCCCAACCTCAGCTTTCCAAAGCGGAAACGGAGGCTCGGTGTTAAAGGGTcttttgcccaaagccacacagcagaGCCTGGGGGAGACGAGGACCCCCTTCCTCCCACAgagacacccctcccccaccgaGTCCCCGCAGCCCTCCCCAGAGCCCTCACCTGGGGTGGATGTCCACGAGCAGCACGAGCGTCTGCATGGTGATCACGTCGATgcgtctgcagtggaagcgggCCACCTTGAGCACCTTGAAGTATGTGCAGCAGAGAACAACGAAGGAGAGCAGGAAGCTGAGCGCATGGAAGGCACCCGTGAAGACGGCGAAGCGCAGCCGCTCGTCCGGCCTCCGGCTGCACAGCGTGCAGGACGCGTACAGCTGGTGGAAGCCGAGCCAGGACAGGACGAGTGCGGCGGCGGGGAAGGCGAGCGCGTGCAGCCACGTGTAGGCCACCATGAGCGCGGCGTCGCGGAGGCGCATCTTGGCGCGGTAGCTCAGCGGGAAGACCACGGCCACCCAGCGGTCGATGCTGAGCGCGGCCATGCTGAGCATAGAGTTGGCAGCCAGGAAGGTGTCGAGGAAGGCGGCCAGGCGGCACAGACGGTCCCCGGCCGGCTGCCGCTGCGCCACGACGCCGGCCAGCGTGAGCGGCATGTTGACCACGGTGCACAGCAGGTTGCCGCACGTGAGGTTCAGGGTGAACAGCGCCGGCGCCTGGCGGCGGATGTCGGCGCTGTGCAGGAGGCAGAGCAGCACCAGCGCGTTGGACAGCAGCGAGACGCCCATCGTGCCCACCAGCAGACCCGCCAGGCCCGCGTCCCACGAGTTCATGGTGCGCGCCCGCCGCCGGCCCTCAGGGCCCGCAACCCGGCGCCGCCATGGCGCCGCCCGCTCAGCCCctcggcgccgccgccgccgccccgcgaCCCCCAGTCCCCGCCGCCATGGCTCCCCGGGGGGCGCGCGGCCACGCCGGAGCCCCGCGCCACCTCCCGGGCCGGCACCTGCGCGCTCGGCTGAGCCCTGGCGCCCGCGGCACCTCCCGGGCAAGCGCCGGTGCGTCGCCGGACCGAGAGCTTAGCGCGCCCTGGGAGCCCGGATTGCGGGCGGGCGTCTGCTGCCCGGCTCCGCCTCTGCTCCCCCTGCCCTCGCCCCTTCCCGCCGCGCTCCGGCTCCGCTCCGCTCGCTCTCCGACAACCttgctttctcctcctcccctctctctgctcgctctccctttctgtctcccctacactttccctctccctctctctctccctccctctctctcccctctgctgtgcttctctctctcccactgctGTTCTATCCGTCTGCCTCTCCCACTCTCAGTCTtctcccctcttcttcctccttctcttctctctctctctccagaatCCGGCTGCTTCTCTCACAGAATTCCCGCTGATGCGCGCGggtgcgcgcacacacactctCGGAAAGAACCAGCCCTGAAGCCTCTGGTGCAGGGTGATTGGCTCTCTGTAGcttcctgtcccccacccccaccccccgaacCTTCCTTACGTGTGTCAAAGACGGGCTGAGTCAAGAAAGTCTGCCTGAGAAAAGGGAAGGATGTCTGGGCACCTTCATGCCTCAGGGCCACCCGTCCCAGACCAAGCGCCAGCCTGGCCAGACCTTGGAGGTCCTACGCCACCTGTCCTGGCTGAGCCTCCCAGGGCTGATGCTTCTCCCTCTCTGGGCTGAGCTGGGGGAGCTCAGATAAGCTGCATTTGCTGAGAGGGGAAGGAACGCACATCTCTCCAACCTCCATGATCAAGGCCCTGGCCCCAGCTATCTCCAAGGCCTCCCCAGCCtgtccccagggcagctgctACACTCCTGGGGGCGCTTGGTGTACGGTGCCCTCTTCCCATCACCCTTCAGCTGGGGCCTCAGCAGCATCCTCAAGCCagcgggcggggggcgggggagatgCTGAGACACACTGTGACACCCCCTAGGTGTTCCCTCAGCCAGGAGAGGCCTTTATCTGACCCTGAGCGCTCACAGGTGGACAGGCCTGCTTGTGCACGGCCAGTCTCAGCAGAGCCCTGGTGTGGCTGCTACTCAGCACTCCTGGCCTGGGTTCCACTGTGGCCGTCTGTCAGCCCACACACCACCTGCTCCGGGTCTGGTGAGGCAGCAAGTTCCAGTTTGTGAGGGACCTGAATGATATACCATGCAGGAACTCTTTGGAAAAAGGGGAGGAGGGTGGCTTGGTGAAGACCCCAGGGACTCTGGGCAGGCAGGGTCCCAGCTCCCCCTCAGGAGATGGCGCAGGGACTGTGGCCCTTCTGTCCTATCAAGGTCCCACGGGGAAGGTGTGTGGATCAGGGCTCCCCTTTCCACCCTGAGACTGAACACTTACCGACACACCACTGACTTCACAGCATCCCGCAAGTTACTGAACCTCGAGGAGCCTCAGTGTCCTTCTGTACCTTTCAGAGTTCTGGGGAGAAATAGCTAAGATACTGTGTGTGGAGCTTTGCCCAGCAGAGGAGGAAACGGAACAGAAAGCCAGCAATCTCCTCATCTCTTGGCTTGTCATGTGGCCTACAGACTTCAGGGTTGGATATATCTTCATTAGCTACTTGGCGTTGCATCAGAGTGAGATATTCACCTGCACATCTCCCCTGCTCCCAAAGACTTTGTCCCCACACATAGCCCCTGGCGAGAGACTGGTGACCAGGTAActgtttgtggaataaatgactGAGTTAACACGTTTCTATGAGCATCATTGGATCCACGATTCTCATACTTCAGTATTTATCAGGATCACCTGATAAATTGGGGTCCTGGCTAAAGAGTTAGATTCTTGGGCCATACTC from Mesoplodon densirostris isolate mMesDen1 chromosome 1, mMesDen1 primary haplotype, whole genome shotgun sequence includes:
- the GPR26 gene encoding G-protein coupled receptor 26; this translates as MNSWDAGLAGLLVGTMGVSLLSNALVLLCLLHSADIRRQAPALFTLNLTCGNLLCTVVNMPLTLAGVVAQRQPAGDRLCRLAAFLDTFLAANSMLSMAALSIDRWVAVVFPLSYRAKMRLRDAALMVAYTWLHALAFPAAALVLSWLGFHQLYASCTLCSRRPDERLRFAVFTGAFHALSFLLSFVVLCCTYFKVLKVARFHCRRIDVITMQTLVLLVDIHPSVRERCLEEQKRRRQRATKKVSTFIGTFLVCFAPYVITRLVELSSAVPISSHWGVLSKCLAYSKAASDPFVYSLLRHQYRKSCREILNRVLHRRSLRSSGLTGDSHSQNILQVSE